From the Oleiharenicola lentus genome, one window contains:
- a CDS encoding ABC transporter permease, which yields MNDLRFAFRQLFKSPGYTLIAVITLALGIGLNTSMFSLMNLLILRPLPYPEKDQLVRVFRTTPQNPRNDHSAPSFIDLRRESADFVRLAAYRQWGYTLTQPGRTPVNLSSLRVSADFFDVLGVQPAYGRTFTPEEDQPGNQVIILSHAAWMAHFGGDPGVVGRTFTIDGLSTTLIGVLPENFSNLMLWGPGDAFRPFGLSEQEKANRDDVGVQIIGRRNPDVTPEQLNARLATIYTNLADTRPRDQSEDGINAISLQGSTIPPGTGISTIMLLCLAGFVLLIVCGNLANLQLARAVSRGREFAVRAALGASRAHLLKPLLTESVLLALTGGVLGILVTVWGNEWISKRLSENLPVNFDLSIDWRVLAFAVGLSLLTGLVFGLAPALLSSRVNVGEALKSGGRSATGDRSQHFMRNALIVLQFAAALILLSSAGFFLRGMKLLLTRDPGWTPAGVTHGIISPPAARYTTPAQTLGLYSSLEERLRALPGVENVAIGWMAPIYLFPTTRTFVVEGREPPPPGKEPVALVNAISPSYLDTLRIPQLAGRPFSNSDHHEASRVVMINESMAKALFPGENAVGRRLSSGEGATRVTAEIVGVFRDVGMAGNPSPTATPYQVFLPLAQEPWNYVAVMIRSSQPMTEPLRQAVQALDPNIPVQMLNTADELAKTGIRGMELITKIFFAFSLLGLFLAALGLYGVIMRLVMQRTAEIGVRMALGAQWRDILTLIMGMGFKLALIGAGLGFLGSALMSFGLSALFSGEAGIDLVVLPLTTLLLIIVALVACYLPARRATKIDPITALRAE from the coding sequence ATGAACGATCTGCGTTTCGCTTTCCGCCAGCTCTTCAAGTCCCCCGGCTACACGCTCATCGCCGTGATCACGCTGGCCCTGGGCATCGGCCTGAACACCTCGATGTTCAGCCTGATGAACCTGCTCATCCTGCGTCCGCTGCCCTACCCGGAGAAGGACCAGCTGGTTCGTGTGTTCCGCACCACGCCGCAGAATCCGCGCAACGATCACAGTGCGCCCTCCTTCATCGACCTCCGGCGCGAATCGGCCGATTTCGTGCGTCTCGCGGCTTACCGCCAGTGGGGATATACGCTCACCCAGCCCGGCCGCACCCCGGTCAATCTCAGTTCGCTCCGCGTCTCCGCCGACTTCTTTGACGTGCTCGGGGTCCAGCCCGCCTACGGGCGCACCTTCACCCCGGAGGAAGATCAGCCGGGCAACCAGGTCATTATCCTCAGCCACGCTGCGTGGATGGCGCATTTCGGCGGCGATCCCGGTGTGGTCGGCCGGACTTTCACCATCGACGGCCTCTCTACCACGCTGATCGGCGTGCTGCCTGAGAACTTTTCCAACCTCATGCTCTGGGGCCCGGGTGATGCCTTCCGGCCCTTTGGCCTCAGCGAACAGGAGAAGGCCAACCGCGATGATGTCGGTGTCCAGATCATCGGTCGCCGCAATCCCGACGTTACGCCGGAGCAGCTCAACGCCCGCCTCGCCACGATCTACACCAACCTCGCCGACACCCGCCCGCGCGACCAGAGCGAGGACGGCATCAACGCCATCTCCCTGCAGGGATCCACCATCCCGCCGGGCACCGGCATTTCGACGATCATGCTGCTCTGCCTCGCCGGCTTCGTCCTCCTGATCGTCTGCGGCAACCTCGCCAACCTCCAGCTGGCGCGCGCCGTTTCCCGCGGCCGGGAGTTCGCCGTGCGCGCCGCGCTCGGCGCCTCGCGTGCGCATCTGCTGAAACCGTTGCTGACCGAGAGCGTTCTGCTCGCCCTGACCGGCGGCGTGCTCGGCATCCTTGTCACCGTTTGGGGCAACGAGTGGATCTCCAAGCGCCTGAGCGAAAACCTGCCCGTCAACTTCGACCTTTCCATCGACTGGCGGGTGCTCGCCTTTGCCGTGGGTCTATCCCTGCTCACCGGCCTCGTTTTCGGCCTTGCCCCGGCCCTGCTCTCGTCGCGCGTCAACGTCGGCGAGGCCCTGAAGTCCGGTGGCCGTTCCGCCACCGGCGACCGCTCGCAGCACTTCATGCGCAATGCGCTCATCGTGCTCCAGTTCGCCGCCGCTCTCATCCTGCTCAGCTCGGCCGGCTTCTTCCTGCGGGGCATGAAACTGTTGCTTACCCGTGACCCGGGCTGGACGCCTGCGGGCGTCACCCATGGCATCATCAGCCCGCCCGCCGCGCGTTACACCACGCCCGCACAGACCCTCGGCCTCTACTCAAGCCTGGAAGAACGTCTGCGGGCCCTGCCCGGGGTTGAGAACGTCGCCATCGGCTGGATGGCTCCGATCTATCTCTTCCCCACTACCCGCACCTTTGTCGTCGAAGGCCGGGAACCGCCGCCGCCCGGGAAGGAGCCGGTCGCTCTCGTCAACGCCATCAGCCCGTCCTACCTCGACACGCTGCGCATCCCGCAGCTCGCCGGCCGCCCGTTTTCGAACTCCGACCACCACGAGGCGTCCCGCGTCGTGATGATCAACGAATCGATGGCCAAGGCGCTTTTCCCCGGAGAAAACGCCGTCGGTCGCCGCCTCTCCTCCGGCGAGGGCGCCACTCGCGTCACCGCCGAGATTGTCGGCGTGTTCCGCGACGTCGGCATGGCCGGCAACCCTTCGCCCACGGCCACGCCCTACCAGGTCTTCCTGCCCCTCGCACAGGAGCCGTGGAACTACGTGGCGGTGATGATCCGTTCGTCGCAGCCGATGACCGAGCCCCTGCGTCAGGCGGTGCAGGCGCTCGACCCCAACATCCCCGTGCAGATGCTCAATACGGCCGACGAACTCGCCAAGACCGGCATCCGGGGCATGGAGCTCATCACGAAGATTTTCTTCGCCTTCAGCCTGCTCGGACTCTTCCTCGCCGCGCTCGGGCTCTACGGCGTGATCATGCGCCTCGTCATGCAGCGCACCGCCGAGATCGGTGTGCGCATGGCCCTGGGCGCGCAATGGCGCGACATTCTCACCCTCATCATGGGCATGGGCTTCAAGCTGGCGCTCATCGGCGCCGGGCTCGGCTTTCTGGGCTCGGCCCTGATGAGCTTCGGCTTGAGCGCCCTGTTCAGCGGCGAAGCCGGCATCGACCTCGTCGTCCTGCCCCTGACCACGCTCCTGCTGATCATCGTCGCTCTCGTCGCGTGCTACCTGCCCGCCCGCCGCGCCACCAAAATCGACCCGATCACGGCCCTGCGGGCGGAATGA
- a CDS encoding ABC transporter permease: protein MSSLRFALRQLVKSPGFTITAVASFALGIGLVATQFSLIDAVLLRNMPLPDVGKLYHIGWQLPKTSEPERWDVLPHRDYLLLRERQTHFESLAATQWLGLNLSGTGRVPSRHTGSLTTANLLETVRMQPMLGRWFTAEEDRPGQPLFIILSHTLWQEAFGGLPAVLGSQVNINGEPGTIIGIMPPKFAFPGSAELWINLRAIPADPRERLVDRVEVFGRLKPEATPELAKVELDGLAASFAKLWPETNAGYDRANLQTVVQAYSGGGARPMLFLMLAMTLFILALACVNVATMLLGRATLRTRELAVRAAVGATRGHLIFQLLLESLLLAILGCLGGLLVAQTGVDFLQGYLVTQRTVPEWMEFRLDERVLAVAVISTLLAGILAGIVPAWQCSHVDVNTALKDVGRGSSGAGAGRLTRWLVSAQIAFATMLLVAAGVMSLTVYEARLVNLRYNPDKLLTGRIELQEGTQPTPEARARFYRRLLERLQAEPGVEAVAVSSRNFIGPGVPTQIETEGSTFANVNERPVAWLEVVSSDFFRLISVKPVSGRLFDNREQTITEERSVIINDSFARRFFPRQDPLGRRFRTNQTQEKWVTVIGVVPDLQMQGTFDEPGRNEAGFYLAQDQMGWGWLDLFIRTKADALQLVDPMRRAIAEIDPNQPIHSVGTLASQTAQALRGFTILGILAAVFALISLFLGAIGVYGVTTQAVNRRTREFGVRMALGSTVGQLLRLVLRQGGQQIALGLAIGLVGGFLLTRPLEQVFGSSMTNNPLIYVGVAVTISAIGLLALWLPARRAAKVDPNTALRAE from the coding sequence ATGTCCTCCCTCCGCTTCGCCCTCCGTCAGCTCGTGAAGTCACCCGGCTTCACGATCACGGCAGTCGCGTCGTTCGCCCTCGGTATCGGGCTGGTGGCGACGCAGTTCAGCCTGATTGACGCGGTGCTCCTGCGCAACATGCCGCTGCCGGACGTGGGCAAACTCTACCACATCGGGTGGCAGCTCCCAAAGACCAGCGAACCTGAGCGCTGGGACGTGCTGCCCCACCGCGATTACCTGCTGCTGCGCGAGCGCCAGACCCATTTCGAGTCTCTGGCGGCCACCCAGTGGCTCGGGCTGAACCTGAGCGGCACCGGCCGCGTGCCCTCGCGCCACACCGGTTCCCTGACGACTGCCAACCTCCTTGAGACCGTGCGGATGCAGCCGATGCTGGGCCGCTGGTTCACGGCGGAGGAGGACCGCCCCGGACAACCGCTGTTCATCATTCTCTCCCACACCCTGTGGCAGGAAGCATTCGGCGGCTTACCGGCAGTGCTCGGCAGCCAGGTCAACATCAACGGCGAACCCGGCACCATCATCGGCATCATGCCGCCCAAGTTCGCCTTCCCGGGCTCGGCCGAGCTATGGATTAACCTGCGGGCCATCCCGGCCGACCCGCGCGAGCGTCTCGTCGATCGCGTCGAGGTCTTCGGCCGCCTCAAGCCGGAGGCCACGCCAGAGCTGGCCAAGGTCGAACTCGACGGCCTGGCCGCAAGCTTCGCGAAGCTCTGGCCCGAGACCAATGCCGGTTACGACCGGGCGAATCTCCAGACGGTGGTTCAAGCCTACTCCGGTGGCGGCGCCCGCCCCATGCTGTTCCTGATGCTGGCCATGACGCTCTTCATCCTCGCGCTGGCCTGTGTGAACGTTGCGACGATGCTGCTCGGCCGCGCGACCCTGCGCACCCGCGAGCTGGCCGTGCGTGCCGCGGTCGGCGCAACGCGCGGGCATCTGATTTTTCAGTTGCTGCTGGAATCGCTGCTGCTCGCCATCCTGGGATGCCTCGGCGGCCTCCTCGTCGCCCAGACCGGGGTGGATTTCCTGCAGGGCTACCTCGTGACGCAGCGCACCGTGCCCGAGTGGATGGAATTCCGCCTCGACGAGCGCGTGCTGGCTGTCGCCGTCATTTCAACGCTGCTGGCGGGGATTCTCGCCGGAATTGTCCCGGCCTGGCAGTGCTCCCACGTTGACGTCAACACGGCGCTCAAGGACGTGGGCCGCGGTTCCTCCGGTGCAGGCGCCGGGCGGCTGACCCGCTGGCTGGTTTCGGCCCAGATCGCATTTGCCACGATGCTGCTCGTGGCCGCGGGCGTGATGAGTCTCACGGTTTACGAGGCTCGCCTGGTCAATCTCCGCTACAATCCCGACAAGCTGCTCACCGGCCGCATCGAACTGCAGGAAGGCACCCAGCCCACGCCGGAGGCCCGGGCCCGTTTCTATCGCCGTCTGCTGGAGCGACTGCAGGCCGAGCCCGGTGTGGAGGCCGTCGCCGTCAGCAGCCGCAATTTCATCGGCCCCGGCGTCCCCACCCAGATTGAAACGGAAGGCAGCACCTTCGCCAATGTCAACGAACGGCCGGTCGCCTGGCTCGAGGTCGTCTCAAGCGATTTCTTCCGCCTGATATCGGTCAAACCTGTTTCCGGCCGTCTCTTCGACAATCGCGAGCAAACGATCACCGAGGAGCGATCCGTGATCATCAACGATTCCTTCGCCCGCCGCTTCTTCCCCCGCCAGGATCCGCTAGGCCGGCGCTTCCGCACCAACCAGACCCAGGAAAAATGGGTCACCGTCATCGGCGTCGTGCCCGACCTGCAGATGCAGGGCACCTTCGACGAACCGGGCCGCAACGAGGCGGGTTTCTATCTGGCCCAGGATCAGATGGGCTGGGGTTGGCTGGATCTGTTCATCCGCACCAAGGCCGACGCGCTCCAGTTGGTGGACCCCATGCGCCGGGCGATCGCCGAGATCGACCCGAATCAGCCGATCCACTCCGTTGGCACCCTCGCCAGCCAGACGGCCCAGGCTTTGCGGGGTTTCACCATCCTCGGCATTCTCGCGGCCGTTTTCGCCCTCATCTCTCTTTTCCTTGGCGCCATTGGTGTTTACGGCGTGACCACCCAGGCCGTGAACCGGCGCACCCGCGAATTCGGCGTGCGCATGGCGCTCGGCTCCACCGTAGGCCAGCTCCTTCGCCTCGTTCTGCGGCAGGGCGGTCAGCAAATCGCACTGGGTCTGGCCATCGGCCTCGTTGGCGGATTCCTGCTCACGCGTCCATTGGAGCAGGTCTTCGGCAGCTCGATGACCAACAACCCGCTCATCTACGTCGGCGTCGCGGTCACCATCAGCGCGATCGGTCTTCTCGCCCTCTGGCTCCCGGCCCGGCGCGCGGCCAAAGTGGACCCGAATACCGCGCTTCGGGCGGAATAG
- a CDS encoding ABC transporter permease, with protein MRLAFRQLGKNPSFTLTVTLVLALGIGATTAIFSVIHAVLINPFPYHEGNKLLFVGSNRTDQPGSQMPVTYPDYLDWRASAKTVEHLAFAAGNSATLTGIAEPVSLRNAAISANTWPLLGIAPELGRVFTEAEDHVGAEAVVVLSHATWQTHFNGDPAILNRPITLDGRLYTVVGVMPPRFKFWAGDCWTPVDLQADTDQMRSRIMRMDSWVVTRAKPGLTPEEVRTELNHLAAQIALAHPDTNKGVGVEVRHLSASVSGPLRGPLMLLLSAVAMVLLIACANVANLFLARTSARQREFAVRAALGASRGQLIRQTLVESLPLALLGGAAGLGLAAFGLDALLALLPRDAVPAESVIRINGPVLLFSLVVTLGTLLLFTLFPALEGSRAALSHSLQEGARGTAGVRTGRVRAGLIIAEVCLSLMLLATAGLLLRSFARIHAVDLGFNRENLLLIPVQLSESRYGGSEQATTFFENAVERIGTLPGVTAVAASTGAPFANVNGMPLVVEGRTYTDVNQLDGVIFSLVTRDYFRAQGLTLRRGRIFDDNDRAGTQPVIVLNEAAVKKFLSEGDPLGQRVMLGAPDHLITPGMLPPGMDKFQWATVVGVVQDVRYFGQQNDAPPAAYLPVRQGFDYAQLRRFMLLVVRTSDRPTDVIPALRSVVKSLDSDLPLGRIATADLLAGELLQGTRFNTILLGLFAGVALVLAAVGIYGVVSWNVTQRTKEIGIRQALGADRAGVLRLVIGQSMRIVGAGILLGLVGSFALAHFLRSQLFQIQAFDPVTFLGVVGLLSAAALLACWLPARRAAKVDPVVALRSE; from the coding sequence ATGCGTCTCGCCTTTCGTCAGCTCGGCAAGAATCCCAGTTTTACCCTCACTGTGACACTGGTGCTCGCGCTCGGCATCGGCGCGACGACGGCGATCTTCAGCGTCATCCACGCGGTTCTCATCAACCCCTTCCCCTATCACGAGGGCAACAAGCTCCTCTTCGTCGGCTCCAACCGTACCGACCAGCCGGGCAGCCAGATGCCGGTCACCTACCCGGACTACCTCGACTGGCGCGCCTCCGCCAAGACGGTCGAGCATCTTGCATTCGCTGCCGGGAACTCGGCGACGCTTACCGGCATTGCCGAGCCCGTTTCACTCCGCAACGCCGCCATCTCCGCCAACACCTGGCCCCTGCTCGGCATCGCGCCGGAACTCGGCCGCGTGTTCACCGAGGCCGAGGACCACGTGGGCGCCGAGGCGGTGGTCGTGCTCAGCCACGCGACCTGGCAAACCCATTTCAACGGCGATCCCGCCATCCTCAACCGCCCGATCACCCTCGACGGACGTCTCTACACTGTCGTTGGCGTCATGCCGCCGCGGTTCAAGTTCTGGGCGGGTGATTGCTGGACGCCGGTGGACCTGCAGGCCGACACCGACCAGATGCGCAGCCGCATCATGCGCATGGACTCTTGGGTCGTCACCCGCGCCAAACCCGGGCTCACACCCGAGGAGGTCCGCACCGAACTCAACCACCTCGCCGCCCAGATCGCCCTCGCCCATCCTGACACCAACAAGGGCGTCGGCGTTGAGGTTCGCCACCTCAGCGCGTCCGTCTCCGGCCCGCTGCGCGGACCGCTGATGCTCCTGCTCTCCGCCGTCGCGATGGTCCTCCTCATCGCCTGCGCCAATGTCGCCAACCTTTTCCTCGCGCGCACCAGCGCCCGGCAACGCGAGTTCGCCGTGCGCGCCGCGCTGGGCGCCAGCCGCGGCCAGCTCATCCGCCAGACCCTCGTCGAAAGCCTGCCGCTCGCCCTGCTCGGCGGCGCCGCCGGTCTCGGCCTCGCCGCCTTTGGCCTCGATGCGCTGCTCGCGCTGCTGCCGCGCGACGCCGTGCCCGCCGAATCCGTGATCCGCATCAACGGCCCGGTCCTCCTCTTTTCGCTCGTGGTCACCCTTGGCACGCTCCTGCTCTTCACGCTCTTTCCGGCGTTGGAAGGCTCGCGTGCGGCCCTGAGCCACAGCTTGCAGGAAGGCGCGCGCGGCACCGCCGGCGTCCGCACCGGCCGCGTGCGCGCCGGCCTCATCATCGCCGAGGTCTGTCTCTCCCTCATGCTCCTCGCCACCGCCGGCCTGCTTCTGCGCAGTTTTGCCCGCATTCATGCCGTGGATCTCGGTTTCAACCGCGAGAACCTGCTGTTGATCCCCGTGCAGCTCTCGGAGTCCCGCTACGGCGGCAGCGAACAGGCCACCACCTTCTTCGAGAATGCGGTCGAGCGCATCGGCACCCTGCCCGGCGTGACCGCGGTCGCCGCCAGCACCGGCGCGCCCTTCGCCAACGTCAACGGCATGCCGCTCGTCGTCGAGGGCCGCACCTACACCGACGTCAACCAGCTCGACGGCGTCATCTTTTCGCTCGTGACGCGCGACTATTTCCGCGCCCAGGGCCTGACGCTGCGGCGCGGCCGCATCTTCGACGACAACGACCGCGCCGGCACTCAGCCCGTCATCGTGCTCAACGAGGCCGCCGTGAAAAAATTCCTCTCCGAGGGCGACCCGCTCGGCCAACGCGTGATGCTCGGCGCGCCCGACCACCTCATCACGCCCGGCATGTTGCCGCCGGGCATGGACAAATTCCAGTGGGCCACCGTCGTCGGCGTCGTGCAGGACGTGCGCTATTTCGGCCAGCAAAACGACGCGCCGCCCGCGGCCTACCTGCCGGTGCGCCAGGGCTTCGACTACGCGCAACTGCGGCGCTTCATGCTCCTGGTCGTGCGCACGTCGGACCGGCCGACCGACGTGATCCCTGCGCTGCGCAGCGTGGTCAAGTCGCTCGACTCCGACCTGCCGCTCGGTCGCATCGCCACCGCCGACTTGCTGGCGGGCGAACTGCTGCAGGGCACGCGCTTCAACACGATCCTGCTCGGACTCTTTGCGGGCGTCGCGCTGGTGCTTGCCGCGGTCGGCATCTATGGCGTCGTCTCGTGGAACGTCACGCAACGCACCAAGGAGATCGGCATCCGCCAGGCGCTCGGGGCCGACCGGGCCGGCGTGCTGCGCCTCGTGATCGGCCAGTCCATGCGCATCGTCGGCGCCGGCATCCTCCTCGGCCTCGTCGGCTCGTTCGCACTTGCCCACTTCCTGCGCAGCCAGCTCTTCCAGATCCAGGCCTTCGACCCCGTCACTTTCCTCGGCGTAGTTGGTCTCCTCTCCGCCGCCGCCCTGCTCGCCTGCTGGTTGCCCGCGCGCCGGGCCGCGAAGGTGGACCCGGTGGTCGCGCTGCGCAGCGAGTGA
- a CDS encoding DoxX family membrane protein — protein sequence MSDNTAPTAKSCCSEYTAAFLLLRLFLGLRTLLAGIEKFESGGKYSFENYYANMARMASGITGASFMPLWMTKSFAMALGYLLILFGAMLLLGLRTRCSLILTGLLYVGLSFGLMAVQEAEGVAWLAIHVGLIAGALVLVKHNRFALWADKN from the coding sequence ATGAGCGACAACACCGCCCCCACCGCCAAATCCTGCTGTTCCGAATACACCGCTGCCTTCCTGCTGCTCCGGCTCTTTTTGGGCCTGCGCACCCTGCTGGCCGGCATCGAGAAGTTCGAGTCCGGCGGCAAATACTCCTTCGAGAACTACTACGCGAACATGGCCCGCATGGCCTCGGGCATCACCGGGGCGTCGTTCATGCCGCTGTGGATGACCAAGAGCTTCGCGATGGCGCTGGGCTACCTGCTCATCCTTTTCGGCGCCATGCTGCTGCTGGGCCTGCGTACCCGCTGCTCGCTCATCCTCACCGGCCTCCTCTACGTCGGGCTCTCCTTCGGCCTCATGGCTGTGCAGGAGGCCGAAGGCGTCGCCTGGCTGGCCATCCATGTCGGCCTCATCGCCGGCGCCCTCGTGCTCGTGAAGCACAACCGTTTCGCCCTCTGGGCGGACAAGAACTGA
- a CDS encoding Gfo/Idh/MocA family protein, translating into MNTPSFSRRDFIKTSSLASAALAFPAILRSQSPNNKLNIACVGVGGRGWDAVQGLKGENFVAFCDVDDARAARTYEEFPNVPHFRDYRKMLEKMGNQIDAVTVSTPDHMHFPIAMAALSLGKHVFVEKPLTHTVAEARQLDKLAREKKVATQMGNQGHANEGMRLIKEWHQAGVLGEVRELHSWTDRPIWPQGVGAPDHSKMMPVVPSTLDWDLWLGVAAMREYDPAYVPFAWRGYWDFGTGALGDMGCHIMDGSYWALELTQPTRVEAISARQTDLSPPTASVVTYHFPARGQYPALKWTWYDGGLMPLLPDDLEATRKLEPNGTLIVGSKATVFADTYYASARIIPEVKRRELAPTLPAKTLPRVQGGHFAEWVRACKGGTPAGANFEYAAQLTETVLLSNIAVRARRPIEWDSAAMKITNLPEANQYVTKSYRPGHGV; encoded by the coding sequence ATGAATACCCCCTCGTTCTCCCGTCGCGACTTCATCAAGACGTCCTCCCTCGCCTCTGCGGCCCTGGCCTTCCCCGCCATCCTTCGCAGCCAGTCGCCCAACAACAAGCTGAACATCGCCTGCGTGGGCGTCGGCGGCCGCGGCTGGGACGCGGTGCAGGGCCTGAAAGGCGAGAACTTCGTGGCCTTTTGCGACGTGGACGACGCCCGCGCCGCCCGCACCTACGAGGAGTTTCCGAACGTGCCCCATTTCCGTGACTACCGGAAGATGCTTGAGAAGATGGGCAACCAGATCGACGCGGTTACGGTTTCCACCCCGGACCACATGCATTTTCCCATCGCGATGGCCGCCCTGTCGCTCGGCAAACATGTCTTCGTGGAAAAGCCGCTCACCCACACCGTCGCCGAGGCCCGCCAGCTCGACAAGCTCGCCCGCGAAAAGAAGGTCGCCACCCAGATGGGCAACCAGGGACACGCCAACGAGGGCATGCGCCTCATCAAGGAATGGCACCAGGCCGGCGTGCTTGGCGAAGTCCGCGAGCTCCACAGCTGGACCGACCGGCCGATCTGGCCGCAGGGCGTCGGCGCTCCCGACCACAGCAAGATGATGCCGGTGGTGCCCTCCACGCTCGACTGGGATCTCTGGCTCGGTGTGGCCGCGATGCGCGAATATGACCCGGCTTACGTGCCTTTCGCCTGGCGCGGCTACTGGGATTTCGGCACCGGCGCGCTCGGCGACATGGGCTGCCATATCATGGACGGCTCCTACTGGGCGCTCGAACTCACGCAACCCACCCGCGTCGAGGCCATCAGCGCCCGCCAGACCGATCTCAGCCCGCCAACCGCCTCGGTTGTCACCTACCACTTCCCGGCCCGCGGCCAATATCCGGCCCTCAAATGGACCTGGTATGACGGCGGCCTCATGCCGCTTCTGCCCGACGACCTGGAAGCCACGCGCAAACTCGAGCCCAACGGCACGCTGATCGTTGGCAGCAAGGCCACGGTCTTTGCCGACACCTATTATGCCAGCGCCCGCATCATCCCCGAGGTGAAGCGCCGCGAACTCGCGCCGACGCTCCCGGCCAAGACCCTGCCCCGCGTGCAGGGCGGCCACTTCGCCGAATGGGTCCGCGCCTGCAAGGGCGGCACGCCTGCGGGGGCCAATTTCGAATACGCCGCGCAGCTGACCGAGACCGTGTTGCTCAGCAACATCGCCGTGCGTGCGCGCCGTCCGATCGAGTGGGACTCCGCCGCCATGAAGATCACCAACCTTCCCGAGGCCAACCAATACGTCACCAAGTCCTATCGCCCCGGCCACGGCGTTTGA